A genomic segment from Streptomyces sp. NBC_00459 encodes:
- a CDS encoding carboxymuconolactone decarboxylase family protein, with product MDARLNFFTSPNAGKALKHFMSAGKALKESPLPSATQELVALRVSQINGCAVCVDMHTKDAAAAGEAPVRLHLVAAWREATVFTEAERVALELAEQGTRVADAAGGVSDEVWARAAEHYDEEQLIALVFLVSFMNTANRLNIITQQPAGDYEVGQFH from the coding sequence ATGGACGCGCGACTGAACTTCTTCACCAGCCCGAACGCCGGCAAGGCCCTCAAGCACTTCATGTCGGCGGGCAAGGCGCTCAAGGAATCCCCGTTGCCCAGCGCGACGCAGGAGTTGGTGGCGCTGCGCGTGAGCCAGATCAACGGCTGCGCCGTCTGCGTCGACATGCACACCAAGGACGCCGCCGCTGCCGGGGAGGCCCCGGTGCGACTGCACCTGGTGGCGGCGTGGCGGGAGGCCACGGTCTTCACCGAGGCGGAACGCGTCGCGCTGGAGCTGGCGGAGCAGGGAACCCGGGTCGCGGACGCGGCCGGCGGGGTCAGCGACGAGGTCTGGGCTCGTGCCGCCGAGCACTACGACGAGGAGCAGCTCATCGCCCTGGTGTTCCTGGTGTCCTTCATGAACACGGCGAACCGGTTGAACATCATCACCCAGCAGCCGGCCGGCGACTACGAGGTCGGCCAGTTCCACTGA
- a CDS encoding RNA polymerase sigma-70 factor, translated as MNKVEEFEELRALLFSIAYRILGSVGDAEDAVQETWLRFDGSATRPTSTKAFLSATVTRISIDVLRSARVRREEYVGPWFPEPLLSDPYQDPARSAELADSVSMAALLLLERLSPLERSVFVLREVFGFGFDEVATAVGRSEAACRQLLVRARRHMQAGRPRFAADCQERQELATRFFDALREGDLVGLQDLLAADVSMVGDGGGKAPQLARAVLGAENVARLLASVFPLMARIDVTFEPHEVNGQPGAVFRDRDGKVLHILALDVLDGQIQTIRSVINPDKLGHLGPVADAWAVDREVRRARRQTG; from the coding sequence GTGAACAAGGTCGAGGAGTTCGAGGAGCTGCGGGCGCTGCTGTTCTCGATCGCCTACCGGATTCTGGGCAGCGTGGGTGACGCTGAGGACGCGGTGCAGGAGACCTGGCTGCGCTTCGACGGCTCGGCGACCCGGCCCACGTCGACCAAGGCCTTCCTGTCCGCCACGGTGACGCGGATCTCGATCGACGTGCTGCGCTCCGCACGGGTGCGGCGGGAGGAGTACGTCGGGCCGTGGTTCCCCGAGCCGCTGCTCAGCGATCCCTATCAGGATCCGGCACGCTCGGCGGAACTGGCCGACTCGGTGTCGATGGCCGCGCTGCTGCTCCTGGAGCGGCTCAGTCCGCTGGAGCGGTCGGTCTTCGTGCTGCGGGAGGTGTTCGGCTTCGGCTTCGACGAGGTCGCCACAGCGGTGGGACGGTCGGAGGCGGCGTGCCGACAACTCCTGGTACGGGCGCGGAGGCACATGCAGGCCGGACGGCCACGGTTCGCAGCGGACTGTCAGGAGCGGCAGGAACTGGCGACGCGGTTCTTCGACGCCCTCCGCGAAGGTGATCTCGTCGGCCTCCAGGATCTGCTCGCCGCCGACGTGTCCATGGTCGGGGACGGCGGCGGCAAGGCCCCGCAGCTGGCCAGGGCTGTGCTCGGTGCCGAGAACGTGGCCCGGTTGCTCGCCTCCGTCTTCCCCTTGATGGCCCGGATCGACGTGACCTTCGAGCCGCACGAGGTCAACGGCCAGCCCGGAGCGGTTTTCCGCGACCGGGACGGCAAGGTGCTCCACATCCTGGCCCTCGATGTGCTCGACGGGCAGATCCAGACCATCCGGTCGGTGATCAACCCGGACAAGCTCGGCCACCTCGGGCCGGTCGCTGACGCCTGGGCTGTCGACCGCGAGGTGAGGCGGGCCCGCCGACAGACGGGATGA
- a CDS encoding alpha/beta fold hydrolase → MTYDGGYLFSAPQSMRKDFEEFTSSVETGHQYMRNGKNAEAAELLGEALALWRGNVLVDVRRGSVLDACAVKLEEVRLSAQILRLDACLGQGGDLHLIPELNELAGLHPLNETLQYQRMIALYRSGQVAEALSSYRAFYSEVMEQVGIEPSTHLRDLQSAILNSAPALSAVATSEEIRRGVSGDDGDTGAGRPGRNGVEPWRGGERRHGLGDEWPTVVRISPGGHLRRSPPPVQWRTQPKAAKPFSPSGTPASRGVRRITLDAAGIPLSALLSEPVGTPARAVVVAVHNSGTNADYFDGRAHPQLSLMTLGAALGYTVIAVDRPGYRLSAAQLPHGLGLMDQAVALRDALDDFSSRFATGSGLFLVGHSYGGNVALATAADHTPPGLLGLDISGCGHEYAVDPHEVSVLLDRGRSAKNWGPLSLYPPGTFSGARCKAEDMPARERAELASRPGLFRSVAPRVRVPVRLTFAEHEAWWRQDADTLADLAAQFVAAPRVTVDRQPDAGHNISLGWAARSYHLRALAFLESCLVPRETTHAERPAAVS, encoded by the coding sequence GTGACCTACGACGGGGGATATCTCTTCAGCGCTCCGCAGTCCATGCGGAAGGACTTCGAGGAATTCACGAGTTCCGTCGAGACCGGGCACCAGTACATGCGAAACGGAAAAAACGCGGAGGCTGCCGAACTGCTCGGCGAGGCCCTCGCACTGTGGCGCGGCAACGTACTCGTCGACGTCCGGCGCGGTTCGGTGCTGGACGCCTGCGCGGTCAAACTGGAGGAGGTGCGCCTCTCCGCGCAGATCCTGCGCCTGGACGCCTGCCTCGGACAGGGCGGAGACCTGCATCTCATCCCCGAACTGAACGAGTTGGCCGGACTCCATCCCCTGAACGAGACGCTGCAGTACCAGCGGATGATCGCCCTCTACCGGTCGGGCCAGGTCGCCGAGGCGCTCAGCAGCTACCGGGCCTTCTACTCGGAGGTGATGGAGCAGGTGGGGATAGAGCCCTCCACGCATCTGAGGGACCTGCAGTCCGCCATCCTGAACTCCGCCCCCGCGCTGTCCGCGGTGGCGACCTCCGAGGAGATCCGCCGGGGCGTCTCGGGTGACGACGGCGACACCGGAGCGGGGCGACCGGGCCGGAACGGTGTGGAGCCATGGCGCGGCGGGGAAAGGCGCCACGGCCTGGGTGATGAGTGGCCGACCGTCGTCCGGATCTCTCCCGGTGGCCACCTCCGTCGTTCGCCTCCGCCGGTCCAGTGGAGAACGCAACCGAAGGCGGCGAAGCCGTTCTCACCGTCCGGGACGCCGGCATCCCGGGGCGTACGCCGGATCACCCTGGACGCCGCGGGCATCCCCCTGTCCGCGTTGCTCAGCGAACCCGTCGGGACACCCGCCCGAGCCGTCGTGGTCGCCGTCCACAACAGCGGCACGAACGCCGACTACTTCGACGGCCGGGCCCACCCCCAGCTGTCACTCATGACTCTGGGCGCGGCACTCGGCTACACCGTCATCGCGGTGGACCGCCCGGGCTACCGCCTCTCCGCCGCCCAACTGCCCCACGGGCTCGGCCTGATGGACCAGGCTGTCGCCCTGCGTGACGCCCTTGACGACTTCTCCTCGCGGTTCGCCACGGGCTCCGGTCTCTTCCTGGTCGGCCATTCCTACGGCGGCAACGTGGCGTTGGCCACCGCCGCCGACCACACCCCACCCGGGCTGCTCGGCCTCGACATCTCCGGCTGCGGCCACGAATACGCCGTCGATCCGCACGAGGTGTCCGTCCTGCTCGACCGGGGCCGGTCCGCGAAGAACTGGGGCCCGCTGAGCCTCTACCCGCCCGGCACGTTCAGTGGTGCACGCTGCAAGGCCGAGGACATGCCGGCCCGGGAGCGGGCCGAACTCGCGAGCCGACCCGGACTGTTCCGCTCCGTCGCGCCGCGCGTCCGGGTCCCCGTGCGGCTGACGTTCGCCGAACACGAGGCGTGGTGGCGGCAGGACGCCGACACGCTGGCCGACCTGGCCGCGCAGTTCGTCGCCGCCCCCCGCGTCACCGTCGACCGCCAGCCGGACGCCGGCCACAACATCAGCCTGGGCTGGGCCGCCCGTTCGTACCACCTGCGCGCCCTGGCGTTCCTGGAGAGCTGCCTGGTTCCCCGTGAGACGACCCACGCCGAACGGCCCGCTGCGGTGTCCTGA
- a CDS encoding amidase: protein MSDLHEMTALEQAAAIAEGELSPVELTDHYLGRIEEADRELGAYLTVTAELARSQAQRAERETVLARRDGTRLGALHGVPVPIKDLVQVEGVRCTWGSAVFADHVSDTDDHVVTRLREAGTVMLGKTNTAEFGLPCYTENRLGPPTRHPLNPGRSPGGSSGGAAAAVAAGLAPLAHGTDAGGSVRIPASVCGLVGLKPSRGRISNGPWRPDVTGLSVHGALARTVADAAALVDVMSGPMPGDVYTAPAHPGGVSLLEHARREPRVVRVAVLKEPMVPGAILHPDCEEALDNTAAALAALGHEVEELEMPPDGGVVEAFTRVWSVEAASYEVEPGREGELMPFTAWLREVAAGVSARDYHTALATFRGLGQMLTDLLFASYDVILSPALAEPPVRIGQLRDDADPAAEFARMTAFMPYTGVYNLTGMPSITVPLSRNSGRLPIGVLLGARYANEALLVSLAAQLQQSATTY from the coding sequence ATGTCCGACCTCCACGAGATGACGGCGCTCGAACAGGCCGCGGCCATCGCCGAGGGCGAGCTGTCCCCGGTGGAACTAACCGACCACTACCTCGGTCGGATCGAGGAAGCGGACCGGGAACTGGGCGCGTACCTCACGGTGACCGCGGAACTCGCCCGGTCCCAGGCCCAGCGTGCCGAGCGGGAAACGGTGCTGGCGCGTCGGGACGGTACCCGGCTGGGAGCGCTGCACGGCGTACCCGTACCGATCAAGGACCTCGTCCAGGTCGAGGGGGTGCGGTGCACCTGGGGTTCGGCGGTCTTCGCCGACCACGTCAGCGACACCGACGACCATGTGGTCACCCGGCTGCGGGAGGCCGGCACGGTGATGCTGGGCAAGACCAACACGGCGGAGTTCGGTCTGCCCTGCTACACCGAGAACAGGCTCGGTCCGCCGACCCGTCATCCGCTGAACCCCGGGCGGTCGCCCGGCGGTTCCAGCGGCGGAGCGGCGGCGGCCGTCGCCGCGGGCCTCGCACCCCTCGCGCACGGCACCGACGCCGGCGGCTCGGTACGTATCCCGGCCTCCGTCTGCGGTCTGGTCGGACTGAAGCCGAGCCGGGGCCGGATCAGCAACGGACCCTGGCGCCCCGACGTCACGGGACTGTCGGTGCACGGCGCACTGGCCCGTACGGTGGCCGACGCGGCGGCGCTCGTCGACGTGATGTCCGGGCCGATGCCGGGTGACGTGTACACCGCGCCGGCGCACCCCGGGGGCGTGTCCCTGCTGGAGCACGCACGCCGGGAGCCGCGTGTCGTGCGGGTCGCGGTGCTGAAGGAGCCCATGGTGCCCGGCGCGATACTGCACCCCGACTGCGAGGAGGCCCTCGACAACACCGCCGCGGCCCTGGCCGCCCTGGGCCACGAGGTGGAGGAGCTGGAGATGCCGCCCGACGGGGGTGTCGTCGAGGCGTTCACCCGGGTCTGGTCGGTGGAGGCGGCGTCGTACGAGGTGGAACCGGGGCGCGAGGGTGAGCTGATGCCCTTCACGGCCTGGCTCAGGGAGGTCGCCGCCGGGGTGTCCGCGCGGGACTACCACACGGCGCTCGCCACCTTCCGGGGCCTCGGGCAGATGCTCACGGACCTGCTCTTCGCCTCCTACGATGTGATCCTCTCCCCGGCGCTGGCCGAACCGCCCGTGCGGATCGGGCAGTTGCGCGACGACGCCGATCCGGCGGCCGAGTTCGCCAGGATGACCGCGTTCATGCCGTACACCGGGGTCTACAACCTCACCGGCATGCCGTCGATCACCGTTCCGCTCAGCCGGAACTCCGGGCGTCTGCCGATCGGTGTGCTGCTGGGCGCGCGGTACGCGAACGAGGCACTGCTGGTGTCGCTCGCGGCTCAGTTGCAGCAGTCCGCGACGACGTACTGA
- a CDS encoding HesA/MoeB/ThiF family protein, with product MSSSGAETQEKVFYGELTTRNKGVVSTGEQAVLRGATVLVAGCGSIGGAAVEPLARLGVRSFVLADPGTYEVNNLNRQSAAATDVDRNKATVAGERVAAINPHAHVRVFPEGVGEETVKELVGDCDVIVDGVDVTTMDGWRAKHLLHRVAVERRLPLVTGWDIAGAQYVRCYDYRYIKEPFDGAIAEADLDRLTSWQLLLRAVPLRYVPVEMLVEVRANLGRPDYSFPQVTYVAMVFGAITSHMVVKLLSGATVRPEVYIDVHQQARSTRRRVATRLRRAAALAALAPGLLRLARGRKGN from the coding sequence ATGAGCAGTAGTGGTGCCGAGACGCAGGAGAAGGTCTTCTACGGGGAGCTGACCACCCGTAACAAGGGCGTGGTCAGCACGGGGGAGCAGGCCGTACTGCGGGGCGCGACCGTGCTCGTCGCCGGGTGCGGGTCCATCGGCGGGGCCGCCGTGGAGCCGCTCGCCCGGCTGGGAGTGCGCTCCTTCGTACTGGCCGACCCGGGCACGTACGAGGTGAACAACCTCAACCGGCAGAGCGCGGCGGCCACCGACGTCGACCGCAACAAGGCCACGGTCGCCGGTGAGCGGGTGGCGGCCATCAATCCGCACGCCCACGTCAGGGTCTTCCCGGAAGGGGTCGGCGAGGAGACGGTCAAGGAGCTGGTCGGCGACTGCGACGTCATCGTGGACGGCGTGGACGTGACCACCATGGACGGCTGGCGGGCCAAGCACCTGCTCCACCGCGTCGCCGTGGAACGGCGGCTGCCGCTCGTCACCGGGTGGGACATCGCGGGCGCCCAGTACGTGCGCTGCTACGACTACCGGTACATCAAGGAGCCGTTCGACGGCGCGATCGCCGAGGCCGATCTGGACCGGCTGACCTCCTGGCAGCTGCTGCTGCGGGCCGTGCCACTGCGGTACGTGCCGGTGGAGATGCTCGTCGAGGTGAGGGCGAACCTGGGGCGGCCCGACTACAGCTTCCCCCAGGTCACCTATGTTGCCATGGTGTTCGGCGCCATCACCTCGCACATGGTGGTGAAGCTGCTCTCCGGGGCGACCGTGCGCCCGGAGGTGTACATCGACGTGCACCAGCAGGCCCGCTCGACGCGGCGACGGGTGGCCACCCGGCTGCGCCGGGCCGCCGCGCTCGCCGCCCTGGCACCGGGGCTGCTCAGGCTGGCCCGCGGCCGGAAGGGGAACTGA